Proteins found in one Paenibacillus wynnii genomic segment:
- a CDS encoding ATP-binding cassette domain-containing protein, giving the protein MKLELENIHKSFGDKKVLQGINYTFEKGKIYGLLGRNGAGKTSLFNCLSGEIKPDNGGAFLSIHEVKRQLQDEDIGYVYSLPILPEFLTGYEFVKFFMDINKEKVMPSTAIETYFDLIKIGQTDRHRLIKSYSHGMKNKIQMLCVIITRPPLILLDEPLTSFDVVVALEIKKLLRDMKEDHIIIFSTHILQLATDLCDELVVLSNGQLEEIPSSTLHSPEFEEKIITLLKDENYD; this is encoded by the coding sequence ATGAAGTTGGAATTAGAGAATATCCACAAAAGTTTTGGAGACAAAAAAGTGCTTCAGGGAATTAATTATACCTTTGAAAAAGGAAAAATCTATGGTTTACTAGGACGCAACGGCGCAGGGAAGACTTCACTGTTCAACTGTCTAAGCGGTGAGATCAAACCCGATAACGGAGGCGCTTTTCTTAGTATTCATGAGGTTAAAAGACAACTCCAGGATGAGGATATCGGCTATGTGTATTCCCTCCCCATTTTACCGGAATTTTTAACGGGTTATGAGTTTGTAAAGTTTTTTATGGATATTAATAAGGAGAAAGTAATGCCGAGCACCGCTATCGAGACCTATTTTGACCTCATCAAGATTGGTCAGACGGATCGGCACCGGTTGATCAAAAGCTACTCTCACGGAATGAAGAACAAGATCCAAATGCTCTGTGTCATCATTACCCGGCCTCCATTAATCTTGCTAGATGAACCGTTAACTTCGTTTGACGTTGTGGTAGCCTTGGAGATCAAAAAACTACTGCGTGACATGAAGGAAGATCATATCATTATTTTCTCAACACATATCCTGCAGCTTGCTACCGATCTATGCGATGAGCTCGTTGTGCTGAGTAACGGACAACTTGAGGAGATTCCCTCCAGTACTCTGCATAGCCCTGAATTTGAAGAGAAGATCATAACCTTATTAAAGGATGAGAATTATGATTAG